The Colletotrichum destructivum chromosome 7, complete sequence genome contains the following window.
aagcttcgacgagggggaggaagaggacacgcacgccggcgtcgtcctgGAGTGGAAGCCTGACATCGACTTCGCCAGCCCCGCGCAGCTGttgcgccggcgccgcgcgGACGCCCGCTCGCAGgtgctcgacgagctggTGCTGGCCTGCATCGTCGACCTACGGGCCCAGCTCCAGTTCCTCCCCGCCACGCAGCCGCACCTGGTCGGCTTCAAGAGCTGGCTCGACGCGTCGTACAGGGAGGCCATGACGGGGCAGTACCCCGAGATGCCCGGGTCGTTCGAGATCGCGACCATGGGCCACAAGAAGCGGCACGAATTCTTATTGAAGACGCTCGAGGCCTGCAAgaacgccgccggcgccgacgccggcgccgccgtctcggacATGGCCCACGCCGTCTACCGGGTCCAGTGCTTCGGCGCGGGCTGCTTCTCGGGCTCGCCGCACGCCGTCAAGATGCTGACGCAGCCCGATCACTTCGCCGCGTCTCTCAGGTTGATCGACGACGTGGACCTTTCCGACTTCCTCCGGCTCATGCGGCACAAGAAGCCGAACATGAGCATCCTGCACATCGATCCCAcgcccgagcccgacgacGTCTCTTCTGTCTTCCTCCCCCCAGGAGGAGACAAACAGACTCGCGGCACCTACGTCTACACCGGTAAGCACGCCAAGCCGGCCCAGCTGATTGAAAAACGGTTCCGATCAGCACCGGTCGCCAAGTACAAGCAGCTGGTGATCGACGAAGACCCCATGTCCCAAGGATTCGCAGAGGAGTCGTTCGACCTCATCATCTCCCAGCCCACCATGTCTTCCTTTTCGATGGACTCGATCATCAACATGCGGAAGCTGCTGAAGCCCCGAGGTCGCCTGGTCCTCCGGCATACCAACCCGGCCTCCAAGGTCCTCCAGCTGGCCTTTGGCCTCGTTCCCGAGTTCAATCACGGCGCCGAGTCCCCGGTGCAGCCGGTTGACCTGCGGGATCAGCTGAGCCGtgccggcttcgacgacgcctcggccgtcacCTTCACCGGAGAACACGGTAGGATCACCGTGGCCACGCCTTGCCAGTACtccgcgaggccgacgagggcgagcgTCCTTTGCCAAGACCCCAGTCATCCCGACGTGTCCGGTGTCCTAACGCTACTGCAATCCCGAGGCTTCGCCCTGCAGTGTTTCTCTCCCGGACAGGATCTCCCGTGGGGCCAGCCTGTCCTGTGCTTATTGGATCTCGAGTCCCCGTTCCTCCACACCATGGACGCCGCGCGCTGGGAGGGGCTCAAGAAGTCGTTGTTCTCGGCGCAAGACGAGAAGGCGCTGTGGGTGACGGGCGCCTCACAGGTGGGCTGCAGAGACCCCAACTACTCCCTGACGCTGGGCGCCGCACGCAGCGTGCGGCGGGAGCTGTCGATGGACCTGGCGACCCTCGAGCTGGAGtccttcgacgccgacggatgggacgccacggccgccgtgTTCGAATCTTTCGGGGGccgggtcgtcggcggcggcgagatcgaGCCAGATACCGAGTACGTCTTTTCCGGCGGGGCGATCCGGATCTGTCGGTTCCGCTCGGTCAAGGTCCTGGACGAGCTGAGAGAAgggcgcgacgacgacgacgtcccgAAGCAGGTGAAGATCGCCAAGCCCGGATTCTTGCAGACGCTACggtgggaggagacggaACACGTCAACCTGAGCGGCGACCGTCTCCAGATTGCGGTACGAGCCGTTGGGCTTAACGTCAAGGTATGTTCAATGTTCATCCGGCCCAGAGATTCAaggggtgagggagggaaggggagggaagatTGTCACATTAACACCGTTTCTCTAGGATCTACATGCTTCGCTGAGTTCAACCTCGAGCGACATCAACGGCCTTGGCAACTTTGGGCTCGAGGGCAGCggtgtcgttgtcggcgtGGGACCCGATGCTCGACAGTTCCGCGTCGGTGACCGGGTCGCCTTCAGTCACGACAACGCTCTGTCTACCCTGGCCACGTTGTCCGAGTCGCTCTGTGCAAGGATGCCAGACACGATGAGCTTCGAAGAAGCCGCGTCCACGCCATACTCGTTCGGTACGGCTTTGTACGCGTTGATGGAACTCGGGAAACTGAACAAGGGCCAGGTGAGCCTACCGCGGTCGCTGATATCCGCGCATCTACTGACTCCTTCAGTCCGTATTGATTCACTCGGCGTCCGATGCTCTCGGGGTTGCCGCAATCCAAGTGGCCAAGATGATTGGTGCCGAGGTGAGTACCAaccccctctccccatccccatctcttctctgtttcttctttctctgaCTGAGCTATTTCTTTCAGATCTTCTGTACCGTCGAGACCCCGGAACAGGGAAGTTATCTCGCCGCTTCCTACGGTATCCCCCAGAACCGCATACTCAACTGCAAGGACGCTTCTTTCGCTCAAGGAGTCCTCAAATCGActggcggcgtcgatgttGTCTTCAACACGTTGTCCGACTTCATCCAGGAGTCCTGGATCTGCGTCGCGCCGCTGGGCACCCTGGTTCATGTTGTCCAGGATACGACGACCCGGCCAGCGATTCATCTCCTCCATATGGATCTTTCGAGTAGCAATCGGACGTTCGTAACCGTCGACTTGGATGATCTGAGGGTTCAACGGCCGCGGGAATGCACTCGGTATGTACTTCTTCCGGTTGGGTCGATTTCGTGATGCTTTCCAGGTCACTGACACAACGACACTTAGCCTTTTGGAGCAAGCTTTCACACTCACCAGGTTCGGCCTCAACAAGCCCGAGTCAGCGATCAAGACCTTCCCGGCGTCCGATGTTTCGTCGGCATTCCAGCATCTCCGATCCCCCAAGCGCATCGGACGGGTTGTCGTGACCATGCCCGACAGCAGCGGAGAGCTACAAGCGCGTCCCATGCGCTCGAAGATGGTCCTCCGTCCGGACAGGACTtacatcatcgtcggcggcgtcgggggcCTTGGCCAGGCCACTGCTCGGTTCCTCGTCGAGAGGGGGGCTCGCAACCTGATAttcttctcgaggtcggccgaGGAGTTCGCAAAAGGCCATCCGGAGTACTTTGGCGAACTCGAGTTCCTCGGCTGCAAGGCCCAAGCGGTTTCTGGCagcgtcgacgacatggccGATGTGGTTAAGATGGTCAACACTTCGACCACTCCGGTTGGCGGCATATTACACGCAGCCATGGTACTCCAGGTGAGTCCTCCCTCCCTGCCCCCTTTGACCGTGACAGCCCTTTTGGCGGATCTAGTTATTTACTCATAGACACCACCCAGGACATGAACCTCGCCGACATGACCTTGGAGCAGTGGCAAGCCACCGTATCTCCAAAGGTGCAGGGGACGTGGAACCTCCACTACGCCCTCCAGGCCCAGAGCGAGCCtctcgacttcttcttcctcttcagcTCCCTGTCCGGGCTGGGCGGCCAGATCGGCCAGGCGAACTACGCCGCGGCcaacgccttcctcgacgccTTCGTGCAGTACCGCCACGCCCAGGGCCTCGCGTGCTCCGTCCTCGACATTGGCATCATGGAGGACATTGGCGTCCTCGCGAGAGAGACGAACCGCCTGGAGGCCCTGCGCACCATGTCGCAGCACTGCCTCCACGAGCAGGACCTGCTCGATGCCATGGAACTGATGATCAAGCGGTCGGGCGGCAGCCGTGAGAACGAGGGTGGACGAAGCAGTGGTCCAGCGGATGGGTATACGAACCCGAGCCAACTGGCCATCGGTATGAGATACTCTCCGTCAACAACGAGCAGTCACCGGTCCGGGTGGCAGCGGGACCCACGATCTCTGTTTCTGGCGGACCCGTCGACGTTTGCCGGCCAGCTCCCCGACGACTCTCACGAGgcggacagcagcagcagcagcaccctGAAGGAGTTTCTCCAGAGCTGCTCCTCGGACCCGGCGAGGCTGTCGTCCGACGAGGCGAGGGAGTTCCTGGCGCGGGAGATCGGCGGGACCCTGCGGGGGTTCATGATGCggcaggacgaggagatcgacctgtcgctgccgctgcagACGGACTCGTTGGTGACGGTGGAGCTACGCAACTGGTTCCGGCAGAAGGTGGGCGTCGCCTTCACCGTTCTCGAGCTGCGGAGTGCCGACAGCATTCGGGCGCTGGGCGGGTTGACGGCCGCGAGACTCGCTGCTGTACACGCAGCGGAGGGTTAGATGGCAGGCTATTGAGTTTGTCGTTCCTCGGGCGGGAATTGTTCACAGGCTTTTTGTATAATAGGAGAGTGTTTTTTCTTATTCATTTCCAGCTTTGATGTTTGGGTCTCATAGCGTTGTTTGTTTTTTAACATGGTAAAATCCAAGGGTGTATGACAACAGAGAGTGCCGCTGTTTTCAGAATTTAACATCACCGAATAACAGCGaacagaagaagaagcccacTGACGATTCTGACTCACGTTAGGGTCCTGGTAGACGGAGCCTGTAAACCACCACATCATCCAACTCGGAGAAATTGGAGGAGTTGACAGGCGAGCAGGGCGTCTTGGCCAGGCAAAGCAGGAGACTGAGGCCATCACCAGAAGCCGAATCCCAAAGGGCGCGCCACGCTGCTGTGGAAACGACTGTGGATTGTAATATCACTCATGGTCACTGCTtgtgatggtgttggtgttgctgCCAACGCATTAGAAGTGAAAAACGTTGAGGAGGCTGGCATCTGCTAAGTACGACTGAATGATGATTGAAAAACAGATTGATCTGAGTTGGGAGGAAATGGGTCCTATTTCACAAGACTCTCGGTGTACAGTTGTACAGAAATTGAAGCGAGACGGGGGAGAGTTGTCGTGTTATGATTATGATCGATAATGGGAGAAAGCATGGCGATGGCTCACACAACGAGGTGGAAACCTGATATTGACAGCTTATACATGTAAATGCGGCCAAGTTGCGGCGCAGACCTCTTCACCCACATCATCTACGGAGACAAACCACTACAAGGATGAGTAATGTTGCATCCTCTCGCTCGAAGGTCCGTTCCGCAAGTGTTTTCCTGCTTTGACACAAGCTGAAAAGGCGGGCTTGCGCCACAGGTCAACACCCGAATCCTTTCGGCGGCTCGGGCCAATGAGACCAGGCGTCCGTCACCCATCATCGAATCCCCCTATATCCATTGGCGGCATGGGATTCTAAACCATGGAACTCCTCCGGTCAGGGTAATTGCGGAATCGTTGTAGTTACACGCCTCTGCCAAGACACAGCAGAAATGGAACTCAGCCCTGTGGATGTGAGCCCATGTCATATTGCCGCCGCAGACTCAGAGGCCGACCGAATCTTAAAACACAGAATTGTCGCTTTGGGTCCAGATGTGGGGGAGGGGTCAGCGATGCATTATAGATAGCACCCTGTcctgccagccagccggaGCTTCCGGGAGCGCCGCCTTTGTTTACATCCGAAGGTGTCCGGAACCTACAGTTGACGCGGACCACCCCCACCTCAACCACTTCCACATCAAGGCGCAAAGCAGTGAAGAGAGATCTATACTATGATGTTATAAGAAGGATACAATACATCCGCCTTCCATTGCCGCAATCCAACGCTATAGAGCCGATAATAACTCGCCCAgcattctctctctctgcctgaCACGTTGACTTTCACCATGGCCGtctcgctgccggccgtcttGACAACCCTCGCCCCCTACCACCTCCTCTCGTACGCGACCCTGCTCGGCACCTCGCTCTTCCAGACCTTCGTCAACACCAAGATCTGCTACACCGAACTCCCGAGGTCTGCCTTCACGACCCTGCAGAAGCGCCTCTTCCCGGTTTACTTCCGGTGCCAggcgcttctcctcgtcctgaCCGCCGCCACGTTCCCCCCCTACGGCCCGGCGTCCCTGCTACGGGACAGGCGCGACTGGATCCCCTTCGCGGCCATCGGCCTGACGACCATGGCGAATCTCTTCACGTACGGTCCGAGGACGCGGCAGGCCATGATCGACCGCACGCATCAAGGTGAGAGAGTTCCTGCGGTCCCGAGcacccccccgcccccctcctcccgggATTAAACGTAAGTCGTGGGGCCGACTGCTGACTCGGGGGTTCAGAAACCCGCGACGCAAAGCGGCctgatggtgttgaggagCCGAGCCCGGACATGCGCGCCGTCAAGAGGCGGTTCTCGATGAACCATGCCATGAGCATCCATCTCAACCTCATCGGCCTCTTCGGCATGGTGTGGTACGGTGTGAGGTTGGCTTCTAGACTGAACATTGAAACGGACTGAGGGAACCTACCCTGTCGCTTGGCAGTGGTGTTGAATTGTTGGTCGACAGTCTACATCCCAGAACTGTTGCACGTCATCAGTTCCTGGAGGAGAGATCACCACCATAGTCGGCCGTAGATTTCACAAACCAATTCACCCGCTTGGTACGGGTCTAGGCATGGTTCTGAGATTGTGTAGCCGACCTGAAAGATGGGAGTCAAGTCGGAGGAATGATCATGGAACGGCTGGCTCCAGAGCTGGACTTGTACAATAACAAACTCCGTTTCAATGCAACTCTATCAACTTTCTAAAGCTCCTCGGATACCACCGTGGGCCCAGCACCAGGAAGCTTTCCCGTTGTAGCAAGCCTCCTATCGTTCATTACTCATGTGCATCCATAAACATGCCCACGCGCgcgccgagggggggggggggggggattggCGGGCCGGGAGGCAACCGAAATCATAAACACTCACGGGTCGTAGTAAACCAGCGTGTCCtgggcgccctcggcggcaaTGTCGTAAAAGTCCTTGCAGTCCGAGAAGGAGATCTTGGGCTGCCCCGCGTAGAAGGCGTCGTACTTTGCGTCGAGCGCGTCCCGGAGgttctcgacgccgccctccgGGTGGACGCGCTTCCAGGGAAGCCGGCAGGTCTCGGCCTTGCAGCTCTTGaggaccagcagcagcgtgtCGAGGCGGTCCTGCACGGCGCTCAGCGGGCGGTCCAGGAGACGGCCGGACGCGCTGCCGGCGAGGTTGGTCATCTGGCCTGGGTCCTTCTGCGGAAAGGGGAGGGTTCATTCAGTATGAGGCCGTCATAACGTCTCGAAAGAACGTGGTCGGGTGTGATCTGGGGGAAAAGTGCTGCTGACCTTCATGTCGTAAAACTCGCGCTCGTTGCTGCACCAGACCGAGTAGAATAGGCTGtagccgtcgccgaggacgcgcaTGGCCTTGTACGTGTTGTTGGCGGAAACTATTTTTCGTAAGAAAAAGGTCCTTGAATCAGCAAAAAAATCTCTCAGTCAAAAAAGAGCAGAACGAAGCTGCAAGGGGGCCAATCAATGCCACTTACCACCCCCAAAGGCGTCGTACCCCCGCTGGGTGCCCCAGAACTCGACGTTGACATGGTCATGCTTGGGGTCGTTctgggcgttggcgatgcccTCCTCGGAGAAGGGGATGGGGGACCCGTCAAAGTCGTCGCGCAGGGTGATATTGGCGATGGAGAAGATGGTCGGGGCGATGTCGGTGTGGGTGGTGACGAAGTCGACCGTCTTCCCCTTGGGCACGCCGGGCCCGCGGATCAGGAAGGGCACGTTgatgtcctcctcgatggcgcACGTCTTGCCGGGCTTGAGGCGGTGCTGGCCGATGTGGAAGCCGTTGTCCGAGGTGAAGATGACGTACGtgttgtcgaggacgccggcgcggtcgaggcggtcgatgatggcgtcgaccatctcgtcgacggaCTGCAGCGtctggaggcggcggcggtagtAGTTGTCGCCGTAGGCCACCTCGGTGGCGTTCAGCTGGGGGATGATGAGGCCCCAGTTGGCCATGCTgggctgttgttgttggggCGCCGTGTTAGAGCGAAGATCATCGATCGATACGACCCGGACCGGGAAGACACGCGAGGGAGGCAGGGCACACAGctagtgtgtgtgtgtgtgtgtgtgtgttatGGAGTCAACAAGTCACGCGCTCACCTTGTCGGGGTTGAAGTTGTACGTCCGGGGCACGGTGACGTTGGAGAAGAGGTTCTCGTGCCTCTTTGCCGGGATGGGCGGTGTGGCGCCCGGGCTggtctcgccgccgaggccgttgtTGTGGGGGCCGATGggcgcgacgccgaggaagaagggcttGCTGCCGTTGTACTTGAGGGCGTCGTCCAAGAACCCCAACGCCCTGTCGGACACCAGGTCGTTGCTGTACTCGCCGGGGAAGCTCTGGGGCGGGCTCTGGTTCCTCTGGAACGTGGCGTTCAGGTAGAGATAGGTGTTGGGGTCCAGGAGGACTAGTTCGTGTACATCAGCATGAGGGAGGGCACTCTACGAAACGGTCTTTCatggaaaggaaaaaagaagaaggaaaaaaaagaataacAAAAAAAGCTTACAGTCGCTGCCGGTCCAGCCCTTAGGGAATGGGTTGTTCCAgttgtcgacgtcgtggGAGTTGAAGAGCTTGCCGGTGTAGTAGGTGTTGTATCCCGCATCCTGGAGCCAGACGGGAAGATACTTCTCATTGTAGCCCTGGGACACAAACTTGGGATAGCCGCCTATTGCGCCGTTAGGAACCACCTCTCCTGTCTAACGTGTCTAACGAAGACATGCTTGTGAGGATTCAACTCACCATGGGGAGGGGTGACGTAAGTAACGTTGGTGTTGTGCGCCGCCTGGCCGGTCAACAAGCTGACGCGAGACGGGCAGCAGATGGCGATGGTGCAGAAATGTTTGCAGTAGTAAGTGCCCTCCTTGACAAAATGCTTCTGGACGTAGGGCATGTAGTCGATGGAGCCAAGCTGCTCGTCTTGGTCGTCAgtgaggatgaagacgatgttGGGCTGGCGCGGCTGCACAGTCCGGGCAACGACGGCAGAGGCGCCGAGCGCCAGCGTTGCCAGCGTCGACAAGCTAGGAACCGGCaacatgatgatgatgatgatgacgatgctTTGAGTCTCGTCTCGGAGAATAAGCAGCCCGAGTCGGAGGTGCAAGCAAAAAGAACCGGGTGTCGAGAAGCACCACCACTCCGGCTAGCCCGCCGAGACATGGAAAGATTCTTATATGCCGTGCGCTATTTTACCATTGCCGGAAAGCCCTCTTCCAGAACCTGATTCAACTGACATCaacagcaacggcagcagcagcagcagcagcaacatcaagTCTTACCCCAAAAAGCGTGGGCTACGTAGGGGACCCGAGTTCCGGCCGGCCCTTGGTGCGATCAACGATGTAACGGGGTCCTGGTGGCTTCGTGGTACCGCCGGTGGACCCCCGGACAGCGTCCGCACCAGGAGTGAACCAGACTCGACCAACCGGGGGCGACTCTAGGACTGCGGAATGGGCCCCATGGACGCTGTCAACGGCTTTTCGCAATCGGGGCCGTCGATTTCGCCATTTCTTCCCTAACCTATTTCCACCACCCACCCGCATGGGCGGATTCGCCAGGAACCAGGACATCATCTgctggggaggggaggggggttggttCCTTTTTGGAGCAGCAGGGAAACAATCTATTCTGGCTCCGCCCGGAGCCGACGGACTATGATTTTACATGGGATGGGGCTGGTCGATGGCGAAGGATTGTCATTGCTGGCATACTGCGACCTTGGCAACGAACGGTCTGGCTGTTTGACTCTGGGCTACCGGCTATCCAGGCTGATGTTGTTGCGCGTGCTGTTGTGTTTTGTTGTGTTTTGTAAGCTGGTCGATTGTATTCGCCGCggaggttgtcgaggacAATCCAAGGAACCGGCAGAGGTGTCGATTAGAAGTAATGTACAGCAACAAAGCACGTC
Protein-coding sequences here:
- a CDS encoding Putative Acyl transferase domain superfamily, GroES-like superfamily, alcohol dehydrogenase; its protein translation is MCNDATTPLAGAACNGERHDANLYEPIAIIGMGMRLPGRVHNAADYWDLLVNGKSGRCRVPESRYNVDNWYGPGRAMHVPTEFGYFLEELNLAHVDASFWSFTKQEAELMDPRQRLFLEVAYEALESSGSTSWRGSDVGVYVGTMGEDWSLLECHDQQCLNQVRPDVYGDYILANRASYEFDLTGPSLVVRTACSASMVALHQACRDLHSGDCSSALVGGANLILTPKDTAVMHQNGVLSPSGSCKSFDADADGFARGEGVSAIYVKKLSDAVRDGDPIRAVIRSTCVAGNGRTPGLTTPNPVIHEKLIRRGHEIAGIADLSKTAMVECHGTGTPVGDPLEVSAVANIWGQDGIYIGSVKPNLGHAEGASGLSSIIKMVLALENSTIPPNINFKTPNPRIPWESAKLKVPTEALPWPTDRLERVSVNSFGIGGSNAHVLLESAACFGLPPPAAKLTNGTKHGALNQRLLVLSATNPDSVHALSKNVGEYLSQSPESLHDVAYSLASRREAHTHRAFCVTDGNTPLKMSPVTKPRSPPPEMVWVFTGQGAQWAQMGKELVEQEPLFQQRINALDKVLAGLSEPPPWTLKEILLAPKDESRLSEAEYSQPCLVAIQVALVDLLRSWGVAPSAVVGHSSGETAAAYASGAITAEEAILIAYHRGQITRIIKAAHEGGMAAVGLGRTQVERFLRPGVIVGCENSPSNVTLSGEADVLQEILREIRSRHPEIVARSLRVECGYHSQHMESAAGDFTSRLEGLSLQNKNPRVPFYSSVTGVKNTDMSHLYWVRNVVSPVLFSTAVQAVLDDFKSPVFVELGPHSALAGPLRQIMQVKNRTTALYVPTLVRNQDAVSTVLTAAGELWSAGAEIDIAAVNPAGAFLTDLPTYPWHHKEEFWLEGRLPRSWRFRPFAHHELLGSRVEEISDACPAWRCNLRLQDVPWLRDHVVGDDTVFPASGFISMVGEALRQLTGSVDFTLNQVSLEAVLALGDKAVELVTVLNPAATSRPQQGQPATYDFSISSLSEGSELWIKHVSGHCRAGGSDRKHVSPEMPALPLPRRVSVTSFYNTWRRFGLNYGTAFRGLSSASSHVSERRAVATLDDKHSAYGDAVYAVHPATLDASMHVAIIAGCQGLERNFKRLEVPKFFQEIYVRKPTGSIQVVASAGAPEQVAASAANVVGVSGGEVVIDISGLQVRAVDNRSSSRSFDEGEEEDTHAGVVLEWKPDIDFASPAQLLRRRRADARSQVLDELVLACIVDLRAQLQFLPATQPHLVGFKSWLDASYREAMTGQYPEMPGSFEIATMGHKKRHEFLLKTLEACKNAAGADAGAAVSDMAHAVYRVQCFGAGCFSGSPHAVKMLTQPDHFAASLRLIDDVDLSDFLRLMRHKKPNMSILHIDPTPEPDDVSSVFLPPGGDKQTRGTYVYTGKHAKPAQLIEKRFRSAPVAKYKQLVIDEDPMSQGFAEESFDLIISQPTMSSFSMDSIINMRKLLKPRGRLVLRHTNPASKVLQLAFGLVPEFNHGAESPVQPVDLRDQLSRAGFDDASAVTFTGEHGRITVATPCQYSARPTRASVLCQDPSHPDVSGVLTLLQSRGFALQCFSPGQDLPWGQPVLCLLDLESPFLHTMDAARWEGLKKSLFSAQDEKALWVTGASQVGCRDPNYSLTLGAARSVRRELSMDLATLELESFDADGWDATAAVFESFGGRVVGGGEIEPDTEYVFSGGAIRICRFRSVKVLDELREGRDDDDVPKQVKIAKPGFLQTLRWEETEHVNLSGDRLQIAVRAVGLNVKDLHASLSSTSSDINGLGNFGLEGSGVVVGVGPDARQFRVGDRVAFSHDNALSTLATLSESLCARMPDTMSFEEAASTPYSFGTALYALMELGKLNKGQSVLIHSASDALGVAAIQVAKMIGAEIFCTVETPEQGSYLAASYGIPQNRILNCKDASFAQGVLKSTGGVDVVFNTLSDFIQESWICVAPLGTLVHVVQDTTTRPAIHLLHMDLSSSNRTFVTVDLDDLRVQRPRECTRLLEQAFTLTRFGLNKPESAIKTFPASDVSSAFQHLRSPKRIGRVVVTMPDSSGELQARPMRSKMVLRPDRTYIIVGGVGGLGQATARFLVERGARNLIFFSRSAEEFAKGHPEYFGELEFLGCKAQAVSGSVDDMADVVKMVNTSTTPVGGILHAAMVLQDMNLADMTLEQWQATVSPKVQGTWNLHYALQAQSEPLDFFFLFSSLSGLGGQIGQANYAAANAFLDAFVQYRHAQGLACSVLDIGIMEDIGVLARETNRLEALRTMSQHCLHEQDLLDAMELMIKRSGGSRENEGGRSSGPADGYTNPSQLAIGMRYSPSTTSSHRSGWQRDPRSLFLADPSTFAGQLPDDSHEADSSSSSTLKEFLQSCSSDPARLSSDEAREFLAREIGGTLRGFMMRQDEEIDLSLPLQTDSLVTVELRNWFRQKVGVAFTVLELRSADSIRALGGLTAARLAAVHAAEG
- a CDS encoding Putative sulfatase, alkaline-phosphatase-like, core domain superfamily, with amino-acid sequence MLPVPSLSTLATLALGASAVVARTVQPRQPNIVFILTDDQDEQLGSIDYMPYVQKHFVKEGTYYCKHFCTIAICCPSRVSLLTGQAAHNTNVTYVTPPHGGYPKFVSQGYNEKYLPVWLQDAGYNTYYTGKLFNSHDVDNWNNPFPKGWTGSDFLLDPNTYLYLNATFQRNQSPPQSFPGEYSNDLVSDRALGFLDDALKYNGSKPFFLGVAPIGPHNNGLGGETSPGATPPIPAKRHENLFSNVTVPRTYNFNPDKLCALPPSRVFPVRVVSIDDLRSNTAPQQQQPSMANWGLIIPQLNATEVAYGDNYYRRRLQTLQSVDEMVDAIIDRLDRAGVLDNTYVIFTSDNGFHIGQHRLKPGKTCAIEEDINVPFLIRGPGVPKGKTVDFVTTHTDIAPTIFSIANITLRDDFDGSPIPFSEEGIANAQNDPKHDHVNVEFWGTQRGYDAFGGVSANNTYKAMRVLGDGYSLFYSVWCSNEREFYDMKKDPGQMTNLAGSASGRLLDRPLSAVQDRLDTLLLVLKSCKAETCRLPWKRVHPEGGVENLRDALDAKYDAFYAGQPKISFSDCKDFYDIAAEGAQDTLVYYDPRLATTGKLPGAGPTVVSEEL